One Oharaeibacter diazotrophicus DNA segment encodes these proteins:
- the folB gene encoding dihydroneopterin aldolase, translating into MTDKIHVQGIAVFAHHGLYDEEQKLGQRFYVSLTAGVDIRPAGLSDDFRKTVSYVDLTEIAIEVATGRRFRIIEALAETIASEILARVPGVETIRVRVDKPSAPVPAVIESVAVEIERSRR; encoded by the coding sequence GTGACCGACAAGATCCACGTCCAGGGTATCGCCGTCTTCGCCCATCACGGCCTCTACGACGAGGAGCAGAAGCTCGGCCAGCGCTTCTACGTCTCGCTGACCGCGGGCGTCGACATCCGCCCGGCCGGCCTCTCCGACGACTTCCGCAAGACCGTCTCCTACGTCGACCTCACCGAGATCGCGATCGAGGTGGCGACCGGCCGGCGCTTCCGCATCATCGAGGCGCTGGCCGAGACGATCGCGTCCGAGATCCTCGCCCGGGTGCCCGGCGTCGAGACCATCCGCGTGCGCGTCGACAAGCCGTCGGCGCCGGTGCCGGCGGTGATCGAGAGCGTCGCCGTCGAGATCGAACGGAGCCGCCGGTGA
- the rplM gene encoding 50S ribosomal protein L13 has product MTTYSAKAADIQKKWVLIDAEGLVVGRLASLIAMRLRGKHKASYTPHMDDGDNVIVVNADKVVLTGRKYSDKKYYWHTGYIGGIKERTARAILEGKFPERVLEKAVERMMPEGPLARKQLKNLRVYAGSAHPHEAQQPETLDVKSMNNKNARA; this is encoded by the coding sequence ATGACCACCTATTCGGCCAAGGCGGCCGACATCCAGAAGAAGTGGGTGCTGATCGACGCCGAGGGTCTCGTCGTCGGTCGCCTCGCCTCGCTGATCGCGATGCGCCTGCGCGGCAAGCACAAGGCCTCCTACACCCCGCACATGGACGACGGCGACAACGTCATCGTCGTCAACGCCGACAAGGTCGTGCTGACGGGCCGGAAGTACTCCGACAAGAAGTACTACTGGCACACCGGCTACATCGGCGGCATCAAGGAGCGCACCGCCCGTGCGATCCTCGAGGGCAAGTTCCCCGAGCGCGTGCTCGAGAAGGCCGTCGAGCGGATGATGCCGGAGGGCCCGCTGGCCCGCAAGCAGCTGAAGAACCTGCGCGTCTACGCCGGGTCGGCGCACCCGCACGAGGCGCAGCAGCCCGAGACGCTCGACGTCAAGTCCATGAACAACAAGAACGCGAGGGCCTGA
- a CDS encoding ABC transporter permease, translating into MSGRRGLGPRLLLAALAAAFLAPLLPILPASLSRGWFFPDLLPRPSLAAWAYAASPVSGIPAALANSAAIATATAVLAVAAALPAGLALGRRDFRGKGLAELLLLAPAATPGIAVAMGAHALMLRLGLAGTAAGVVAVHVMAALPYALLAIATAAALGGGRTEAAARTLGAGPLRTAFAVTLSALAPGVAVGAAFAFLVSWSQYGPTLLIGGGRVTTLPLILAQFLKAGRADVAGVAAILTVVPGVAVVAATTPFLARLVPAGRERVP; encoded by the coding sequence GTGAGCGGGCGTCGCGGCCTCGGCCCCCGGCTGCTGCTCGCGGCACTGGCCGCGGCCTTCCTGGCGCCGCTGCTGCCGATCCTGCCGGCGAGCCTGTCGCGCGGCTGGTTCTTCCCCGACCTCCTGCCGCGGCCGAGCCTCGCCGCCTGGGCCTACGCGGCCTCGCCGGTGTCCGGCATCCCGGCGGCGCTGGCGAACTCGGCGGCGATCGCCACGGCGACCGCGGTTCTGGCGGTGGCGGCGGCGCTGCCGGCCGGCCTCGCCCTCGGCCGCCGCGACTTCCGCGGCAAGGGCCTCGCCGAGCTCCTGCTGCTGGCGCCGGCGGCGACGCCGGGGATCGCGGTGGCGATGGGCGCGCACGCGCTGATGCTGCGGCTCGGACTCGCGGGCACCGCGGCCGGGGTGGTGGCGGTGCACGTGATGGCGGCGCTACCCTACGCGCTACTGGCGATCGCGACCGCGGCCGCCCTCGGCGGCGGCCGCACCGAGGCGGCGGCGCGCACGCTCGGCGCCGGGCCGCTGCGGACGGCGTTCGCGGTGACGCTGTCGGCATTGGCACCCGGCGTCGCCGTCGGCGCCGCCTTCGCCTTCCTGGTGTCGTGGAGCCAGTACGGCCCGACGCTGCTGATCGGCGGCGGCCGGGTGACGACGCTGCCGCTGATCCTGGCCCAGTTCCTGAAGGCCGGCCGCGCCGACGTCGCCGGCGTCGCGGCGATCCTCACCGTGGTGCCGGGGGTCGCCGTCGTGGCCGCGACGACGCCCTTCCTCGCCCGTCTGGTGCCCGCGGGGCGGGAGCGCGTGCCGTGA
- the rpsR gene encoding 30S ribosomal protein S18 — protein MIDINQLPTRRPFFRRRKTCPFSGANAPKIDYKDVRLLQRYISERGKIVPSRITAVSAKKQRELAKAIKRARILGLLPFVIK, from the coding sequence ATGATCGACATCAACCAGCTTCCGACCCGTCGTCCGTTCTTCCGCCGGCGCAAGACCTGCCCGTTCTCGGGCGCGAACGCCCCGAAGATCGACTACAAGGACGTCCGTCTGCTGCAGCGCTACATCTCCGAGCGCGGCAAGATCGTCCCGTCCCGCATCACCGCGGTGTCGGCCAAGAAGCAGCGCGAGCTCGCCAAGGCGATCAAGCGCGCCCGCATCCTCGGCCTGCTGCCCTTCGTCATCAAGTGA
- the fabD gene encoding ACP S-malonyltransferase, whose translation MAVAFVFPGQGSQTVGMGKALADAHPAAAAVFAEVDEALGQKLSALIWDGPEEALTLTANTQPALMAVSLAALRALEAEGVALAGTASFVAGHSLGEYSALAAAGALTVADAARLLRIRGNAMQAAVPRGQGAMAALLGLDFDAADAVAREAAEAGGVCQAANDNAPGQVVVSGDKAAVERAVEIAKGCGAKRAMLLNVSAPFHCALMRPAADAMAEALAAVTVSTPVVPVVANVTAGPETDPDRIRAHLVAQVTGTVRWRESIGWLAGTAGVDGFVEVGNGKVLAGLIKRIAPEARSAGYGQPADLAAVKALLGL comes from the coding sequence ATGGCCGTTGCATTCGTGTTTCCGGGGCAGGGGAGCCAGACCGTCGGCATGGGCAAGGCGCTCGCCGACGCCCATCCGGCCGCCGCGGCCGTTTTCGCCGAGGTCGACGAGGCGCTCGGGCAGAAGCTGTCGGCGCTGATCTGGGACGGCCCGGAGGAGGCGCTGACGCTGACGGCGAACACCCAGCCGGCGCTGATGGCGGTCAGCCTCGCCGCGCTCCGGGCGCTCGAGGCCGAGGGCGTCGCGCTCGCCGGCACCGCGTCCTTCGTCGCCGGCCATTCGCTCGGCGAGTATTCGGCGCTGGCGGCGGCGGGCGCGCTCACGGTCGCCGACGCGGCGCGGCTCCTGCGCATCCGCGGCAATGCCATGCAGGCGGCGGTGCCGCGGGGGCAGGGCGCCATGGCGGCCCTGCTCGGGCTCGACTTCGACGCCGCCGACGCGGTGGCGCGCGAGGCGGCCGAGGCCGGCGGCGTCTGCCAGGCCGCCAACGACAACGCGCCCGGTCAGGTCGTCGTCTCCGGCGACAAGGCGGCGGTGGAGCGCGCGGTCGAGATCGCCAAGGGCTGCGGCGCCAAGCGCGCGATGCTGCTCAACGTCTCCGCCCCGTTCCACTGCGCGCTGATGCGCCCGGCCGCCGACGCCATGGCCGAGGCGCTCGCCGCGGTGACGGTGTCGACGCCGGTGGTGCCGGTGGTCGCCAACGTCACCGCCGGCCCGGAGACCGACCCGGACCGGATCCGCGCCCATCTCGTCGCCCAGGTCACCGGCACGGTGCGCTGGCGCGAATCGATCGGCTGGCTCGCCGGCACGGCCGGGGTCGACGGCTTCGTCGAGGTCGGCAACGGCAAGGTGCTCGCCGGCCTGATCAAGCGCATCGCCCCCGAGGCGCGCTCCGCCGGCTACGGCCAGCCCGCCGACCTCGCCGCGGTCAAGGCGCTGCTCGGGCTCTGA
- a CDS encoding ABC transporter permease subunit, with amino-acid sequence MRRIPTAVLLAPALAIGALHAGALGLGLLGSVGVRPFGASAPSPEAWSRAAALPGLAASVAATLWVAAVATAIAVVLGVAAALALRSVGRTRAAATLVQANLALPHVVAAVGALLLLGQSGLVARIAHALGLIDGPADFPALTADPQAVGAILAYAVKEAPFVAAVALARLAAAGDGAERAARGLGAGPVAVLRHVTLPMLTPAVAGAAAVAFAFALGAYEIPAVLGASRPKLVPVLAYELFVSRDVADRPVAVALAIATAAVALAVVGVVGAVLRAPAEVRA; translated from the coding sequence ATGCGGCGGATCCCGACCGCGGTGCTGCTGGCGCCGGCGCTGGCGATCGGGGCGCTCCACGCCGGTGCGCTCGGGCTCGGCCTCCTCGGCAGCGTCGGCGTCCGTCCGTTCGGCGCGAGCGCACCGTCGCCGGAGGCGTGGAGCCGGGCCGCGGCGCTGCCGGGGCTCGCCGCGTCCGTGGCGGCGACGTTGTGGGTCGCGGCCGTGGCGACCGCGATCGCGGTGGTGCTCGGTGTCGCCGCCGCACTCGCGCTGCGGAGCGTCGGGCGGACGCGGGCGGCGGCGACGTTGGTGCAGGCCAATCTGGCGCTGCCGCACGTGGTCGCCGCGGTCGGTGCCCTGCTGTTGCTCGGCCAGTCCGGCCTCGTCGCGCGGATCGCGCACGCCCTCGGCCTGATCGACGGCCCCGCCGACTTCCCGGCCCTGACCGCCGACCCGCAAGCCGTCGGCGCCATCCTCGCCTACGCGGTCAAGGAGGCACCGTTCGTCGCGGCGGTGGCACTGGCCCGGCTGGCCGCGGCCGGCGACGGCGCCGAGCGGGCCGCCCGCGGCCTCGGAGCCGGACCGGTCGCGGTGCTGCGCCACGTCACGCTGCCGATGCTGACGCCGGCGGTGGCCGGGGCGGCTGCGGTCGCCTTCGCCTTCGCGCTCGGCGCCTACGAGATCCCCGCCGTGCTCGGCGCCAGCCGGCCGAAACTGGTGCCGGTGCTCGCCTACGAGCTGTTCGTCTCGCGCGACGTCGCCGACCGGCCGGTCGCCGTGGCGCTGGCCATCGCGACCGCCGCCGTCGCGCTCGCCGTCGTCGGCGTCGTCGGCGCGGTACTGCGCGCGCCCGCCGAGGTGCGCGCGTGA
- a CDS encoding NYN domain-containing protein, with protein sequence MFDEREKIALFIDGANLYATAKALGFDIDYRRLLKEFSSKGYLLRALYYTALAEDQEYSSIRPLIDWLDYNGYKVVTKPTKEFYDSTGRRKIKGSMDIELAVDAMELAEHVDHLVLFSGDGDFRSLVEAVQRKGRKVSVVSTLQTQPAMVADELRRQADHFVDLATLAPRIGRDPAERAARAAERAQALQHDET encoded by the coding sequence ATGTTCGACGAACGTGAAAAAATCGCCCTCTTCATCGACGGTGCGAATCTCTACGCCACCGCGAAGGCCCTCGGCTTCGACATCGACTATCGGCGCCTGCTGAAGGAATTCAGCTCGAAGGGCTACCTCCTCCGCGCGCTCTATTACACCGCGCTCGCCGAGGACCAGGAGTATTCGTCGATCCGCCCGCTGATCGACTGGCTCGACTACAACGGCTACAAAGTGGTGACCAAGCCGACCAAGGAGTTCTACGACTCCACCGGCCGTCGCAAGATCAAGGGCTCGATGGACATCGAACTCGCGGTCGACGCCATGGAGCTGGCCGAGCACGTCGACCATCTCGTGCTGTTCTCCGGCGACGGCGACTTCCGTTCGCTGGTCGAGGCCGTGCAGCGCAAGGGCCGCAAGGTCAGCGTCGTCTCGACGCTCCAGACCCAGCCGGCCATGGTCGCCGACGAACTGCGTCGGCAGGCCGACCACTTCGTCGACCTCGCCACGCTCGCCCCGCGCATCGGCCGCGACCCGGCCGAACGCGCCGCCCGCGCCGCCGAGCGCGCCCAGGCGCTCCAGCACGACGAGACCTGA
- the rpoZ gene encoding DNA-directed RNA polymerase subunit omega, producing MARVTVEDCIDKVENRFELVLLASHRARMISSGSPLTVARDNDKNPVVALREIADVTVSTGDLKEDLIHSLQKYVEVDEPEQEAVAGLITAAGEEREEDEIVFDRMSEEELLKGLEGLVPPEKVEEI from the coding sequence ATGGCCCGCGTCACCGTCGAAGACTGCATCGACAAGGTCGAGAACCGATTCGAGCTCGTGCTGCTCGCCAGCCACCGGGCGCGGATGATCTCCTCCGGCTCGCCGCTGACCGTGGCGCGCGACAACGACAAGAACCCGGTCGTGGCGCTGCGCGAGATCGCCGACGTCACCGTCTCCACCGGCGACCTCAAGGAAGACCTGATCCACTCGCTGCAGAAGTACGTCGAGGTCGACGAGCCCGAGCAGGAGGCCGTCGCCGGCCTGATCACCGCCGCCGGCGAAGAGCGCGAGGAGGACGAGATCGTCTTCGACCGCATGTCGGAAGAGGAACTGCTCAAGGGCCTCGAGGGCCTCGTGCCGCCGGAGAAGGTCGAGGAGATCTGA
- a CDS encoding ABC transporter substrate-binding protein, giving the protein MPPFARPAAAALTLSLLASPAAAIPTADQVLLDMPFERVGDVAKGTTVDFFLWGGDDRINAYVSGWLGARLAERGITLNRVGVGATAEAVNQVMSEKEAGVLSGGAVDLVWINGENFRSLKENGLLFCGWPTRLPAAAAIDWTDPAIATDFGTPVDGCEAPWSRAQFVFATDTARVPEPPRTMAALLAWIEAHPGRFAYPAPPDFNGAAFVRQVFASVDGGREALAGPFSQAAFDALAPKAFAVLDRIAPKLWRGGETYPTDVAQLDGLFANGEVDFAFNYEATVFGAGVENGRFPATTRSYALDDGTLANVSFLAIPFNAADKPAAMVAAEILLSVDGQYEKARPEVWGMTTVLDLSRLAPADAERFRALPRHPAVAAPEDLASRAVPEASAAWAAAIEKAWIARYGH; this is encoded by the coding sequence ATGCCCCCGTTCGCCCGCCCCGCCGCCGCCGCGCTCACCCTCTCCCTCCTCGCGTCCCCGGCGGCCGCGATCCCGACCGCCGACCAGGTGCTGCTCGACATGCCGTTCGAGCGCGTCGGCGATGTGGCGAAGGGCACGACGGTCGACTTCTTCCTGTGGGGCGGGGACGACCGCATCAACGCCTACGTCTCCGGCTGGCTCGGCGCGCGGCTCGCCGAGCGCGGGATAACGCTGAACCGGGTCGGTGTCGGCGCGACGGCCGAGGCGGTCAATCAGGTGATGTCCGAGAAGGAGGCCGGCGTCCTCTCCGGCGGCGCGGTCGACCTCGTCTGGATCAACGGCGAGAACTTCCGCTCGCTGAAGGAGAACGGCCTCCTGTTTTGCGGCTGGCCGACCCGCCTGCCGGCCGCGGCCGCGATCGACTGGACCGACCCGGCGATCGCCACCGACTTCGGCACGCCGGTCGACGGCTGCGAGGCGCCGTGGAGCCGGGCGCAGTTCGTGTTCGCCACCGACACCGCCCGCGTGCCGGAACCGCCGCGGACGATGGCGGCGCTCCTCGCCTGGATCGAGGCCCATCCCGGCCGCTTCGCCTATCCCGCGCCGCCCGATTTCAACGGCGCGGCGTTCGTGCGGCAGGTGTTCGCCTCGGTCGACGGCGGCCGCGAAGCGCTGGCAGGGCCGTTCTCGCAGGCTGCCTTCGACGCGCTGGCGCCGAAGGCCTTCGCCGTGCTCGACCGGATCGCGCCGAAGCTCTGGCGCGGCGGGGAGACCTACCCGACCGACGTCGCCCAACTCGACGGCCTCTTCGCCAACGGCGAGGTCGATTTCGCGTTCAACTACGAGGCGACCGTGTTCGGCGCCGGCGTCGAGAACGGCCGCTTCCCGGCGACGACGCGCTCCTACGCGCTCGACGACGGCACGCTCGCCAACGTCAGCTTCCTCGCCATCCCGTTCAACGCCGCCGACAAGCCGGCGGCCATGGTGGCGGCCGAGATCCTGCTGTCCGTCGACGGCCAGTACGAGAAGGCGCGCCCCGAGGTCTGGGGCATGACCACGGTGCTCGACCTTTCCCGCCTCGCGCCCGCCGACGCCGAGCGCTTCCGCGCCCTGCCGCGCCACCCGGCCGTCGCCGCGCCTGAGGATCTCGCGTCGCGCGCCGTGCCGGAGGCCTCGGCGGCCTGGGCGGCGGCGATCGAGAAGGCCTGGATCGCGCGCTACGGCCATTGA
- the rpsI gene encoding 30S ribosomal protein S9: MAELSSLSELAGTAVPAQPEAPVHVQKLDKFGRAYATGKRKDAVARVWVKPGSGKIIVNGKDFTAYFGRPVLQMIVQQPIFAADRDGQFDVFATVAGGGLSGQAGALRHGLSKALTYYEPGLRGVLKKLGFLTRDPRVVERKKYGRRKARRSFQFSKR; encoded by the coding sequence ATGGCCGAGCTCTCCTCCCTGTCCGAGCTGGCCGGCACCGCCGTCCCCGCTCAGCCGGAAGCCCCGGTCCACGTCCAGAAGCTCGACAAGTTCGGCCGCGCCTACGCGACCGGCAAGCGCAAGGACGCCGTCGCCCGCGTCTGGGTCAAGCCGGGCTCCGGCAAGATCATCGTCAACGGCAAGGACTTCACGGCCTATTTCGGCCGCCCCGTCCTGCAGATGATCGTGCAGCAGCCGATCTTCGCCGCCGACCGTGACGGCCAGTTCGACGTGTTCGCCACCGTCGCCGGCGGCGGTCTGTCGGGTCAGGCCGGCGCGCTGCGCCACGGCCTCTCCAAGGCGCTGACCTACTACGAGCCGGGCCTGCGCGGCGTCCTGAAGAAGCTGGGCTTCCTCACCCGCGACCCGCGCGTCGTCGAGCGCAAGAAGTACGGCCGCCGGAAGGCCCGCCGCAGCTTCCAGTTCTCGAAGCGCTGA
- a CDS encoding DUF2232 domain-containing protein codes for MNPNALPIGLAGGIAAALLFSAVLGGGALGLPLFALCPLPLAIAGLGWGTTAAVVAALVGAAGSAAVAGYAIDPASAPYAGLLFALLAGPTAWFAHLAGLARPVDPARPDAGLEWYPLGRVFLALTVGTILALIVAGAVVGIDVDAVAEAMADRILEMAANTGETGMPSKADMVDVARFYVRLMPATVTMVWLSLIAFDLWLAGRIVRISGRLRRPWTPVSEAVDLPKAPIAVFVVALFAVPVEGPVGLVAGAVAGGLAMAYALIGFAVVHVKLRAHPARQIILATLYGGTFLFSLPLIPIAIVGMADTVFGFRAKRLAAGAPPAGRT; via the coding sequence ATGAACCCGAACGCCCTCCCGATCGGCCTCGCAGGCGGTATCGCCGCGGCCCTTCTGTTCTCCGCCGTGCTCGGCGGCGGCGCGCTCGGCCTTCCCCTGTTCGCGCTCTGCCCGCTCCCCCTCGCCATCGCCGGCCTCGGCTGGGGCACCACGGCCGCCGTGGTCGCCGCCCTCGTCGGCGCCGCCGGCTCGGCCGCCGTCGCCGGCTACGCGATCGACCCCGCCTCCGCCCCCTACGCCGGCCTGTTGTTCGCCCTGCTCGCCGGTCCGACCGCGTGGTTCGCCCACCTCGCCGGCCTCGCCCGTCCGGTCGACCCGGCCCGCCCGGACGCCGGCCTGGAGTGGTATCCGCTCGGCCGGGTGTTCCTGGCGCTGACGGTCGGCACCATCCTGGCGCTGATCGTCGCCGGTGCGGTGGTCGGCATCGACGTCGACGCCGTCGCCGAGGCGATGGCCGACCGCATCCTCGAGATGGCCGCCAACACCGGCGAGACCGGAATGCCGTCCAAGGCCGACATGGTCGACGTCGCCCGCTTCTACGTCCGCCTGATGCCGGCCACGGTCACCATGGTCTGGCTGTCGCTGATCGCCTTCGACCTCTGGCTCGCCGGGCGGATCGTCCGGATCTCCGGCCGGCTGCGGCGGCCCTGGACGCCGGTGTCCGAGGCCGTCGACCTGCCGAAGGCGCCGATCGCGGTCTTCGTGGTCGCCCTGTTCGCGGTTCCCGTGGAGGGCCCGGTCGGCCTCGTCGCGGGCGCGGTCGCGGGCGGGCTCGCCATGGCCTACGCGCTGATCGGCTTCGCCGTCGTCCACGTCAAGCTCAGGGCCCATCCGGCCCGCCAGATCATCCTCGCCACCCTCTACGGCGGCACCTTCCTGTTCTCCCTTCCGCTGATCCCGATCGCGATCGTCGGCATGGCCGACACCGTGTTCGGCTTCCGCGCGAAACGCCTCGCCGCCGGCGCACCGCCGGCCGGCCGCACCTGA
- the rplI gene encoding 50S ribosomal protein L9, with protein MNVILLERVAKLGAMGDVVRVRDGYARNFLLPQGKALRATKENQARFDKERANLEIRNAERRKDADQVKVGLDQRSFVFIRQAAETGQLYGSVSTRDIADLLVEAGYSVGRSQVELNEPIKAIGLHSVEIALHAEVSATITINVARSEDEAARQARGEDLTAGAREETFVREVGSVLDDEGAERESL; from the coding sequence ATGAACGTGATCCTTCTCGAGCGCGTCGCCAAGCTCGGCGCCATGGGCGACGTCGTCCGCGTCCGCGACGGCTACGCCCGCAACTTCCTGCTGCCGCAGGGCAAGGCGCTGCGCGCCACCAAGGAGAACCAGGCCCGCTTCGACAAGGAGCGCGCCAACCTCGAGATCCGCAACGCCGAGCGCCGCAAGGACGCCGACCAGGTCAAGGTCGGTCTCGACCAGCGCTCCTTCGTGTTCATCCGTCAGGCCGCCGAGACCGGCCAGCTCTACGGCTCGGTGTCGACCCGCGACATCGCCGACCTGCTCGTCGAGGCCGGCTACTCGGTCGGCCGCTCGCAGGTCGAGCTCAACGAGCCGATCAAGGCGATCGGCCTGCACTCGGTCGAGATCGCCCTGCACGCCGAGGTCTCGGCCACGATCACCATCAACGTCGCCCGCTCCGAGGACGAAGCCGCCCGTCAGGCCCGCGGCGAGGACCTCACCGCCGGCGCCCGCGAGGAGACCTTCGTCCGCGAGGTCGGCTCGGTGCTCGACGACGAGGGTGCGGAGCGCGAGTCGCTCTGA
- the folP gene encoding dihydropteroate synthase, giving the protein MAIDFLPRLTKKTLVMGILNVTPDSFSDGGLFAAREVALAHADELVAEGADILDIGGESTRPGATEVPADEEIARVVPVIEAIVARHGVPISIDTYKAATADAALKAGARIVNDVWGLQRDPEIARVAAAHGAPVIVMHNRRTLDETLDIVEDMKAFFARSLEIARAAGIPDDHVVLDPGVGFGKTFEQNLQAVARLPEIKALGFPVLMGTSRKSLIGILNDNKLAPRDRINGTIASNSVAILLGADIVRVHDVRAHIEAARVVEALRERMR; this is encoded by the coding sequence ATGGCGATCGATTTCCTGCCCCGGCTGACGAAGAAGACGCTCGTGATGGGCATCCTCAACGTCACCCCGGATTCCTTTTCCGACGGCGGCCTGTTCGCCGCCCGCGAGGTCGCGCTGGCACACGCCGACGAGCTCGTCGCCGAGGGGGCGGACATCCTCGACATCGGCGGCGAATCGACCCGCCCGGGCGCGACCGAAGTTCCGGCCGACGAGGAGATCGCCCGCGTCGTGCCGGTGATCGAGGCGATCGTCGCGCGCCACGGCGTTCCGATCTCGATCGACACCTACAAGGCCGCCACCGCCGACGCGGCCCTGAAGGCCGGCGCGCGCATCGTCAACGACGTCTGGGGTTTGCAGCGCGATCCGGAGATCGCCCGCGTCGCCGCCGCCCACGGCGCGCCGGTGATCGTGATGCACAATCGCCGGACGCTCGACGAGACCCTCGACATCGTCGAGGACATGAAGGCCTTCTTCGCCCGCTCGCTCGAGATCGCCCGCGCCGCCGGCATCCCGGACGACCACGTCGTGCTCGATCCCGGCGTCGGCTTCGGCAAGACCTTCGAGCAGAACCTCCAGGCGGTCGCCCGCCTCCCCGAGATCAAGGCGCTCGGCTTCCCGGTGCTGATGGGCACTTCGCGCAAGAGTCTGATCGGCATTCTCAACGACAACAAGCTCGCCCCGCGCGACCGCATCAACGGCACGATCGCCTCCAATTCGGTGGCGATCCTGCTCGGCGCCGACATCGTGCGGGTCCACGACGTCCGCGCCCACATCGAGGCGGCCCGCGTCGTCGAGGCGCTCAGGGAGCGGATGCGGTGA
- a CDS encoding ABC transporter ATP-binding protein, translated as MTAVVLDAISKTWRGAARPAIDAVSLALPAGLTTTLVGPSGCGKSTLLQVIAGLTAPDAGTVALGGRVVTALAPEKRGAVLMGQDPALFQHMSVAGNVAFGLGLRGVPRAEVDVRVAELLERVRLPGFGARRPASLSGGEAQRVALARALAVRPAVLLLDEPFTALDPGLRETMRALVRELLRETGTTALLVTHDHGEAAAMGDRLAVMLDGRIARVGTPEDVFADPGSAAVARFLGANVIAGRVVAGGVETAFGRVALEGGSDGATLSLAIRPEAVRLGGEGPSARVTGVEFRGGATVVTLAAGEGETLVATLDPVAARGMVVGAIVPVELPAERVTVVRDVPRASA; from the coding sequence GTGACCGCCGTGGTGCTCGACGCGATCTCCAAGACTTGGCGCGGCGCCGCCCGTCCGGCGATCGACGCGGTGTCGCTGGCGCTGCCGGCGGGCCTGACGACGACGCTCGTCGGCCCGTCCGGCTGCGGCAAGTCCACGCTCCTGCAGGTGATCGCCGGGCTGACGGCGCCGGACGCGGGCACGGTCGCCCTCGGCGGCCGCGTCGTCACCGCGCTGGCCCCGGAGAAGCGCGGCGCGGTGCTGATGGGGCAGGATCCCGCGCTGTTCCAGCACATGAGCGTCGCCGGCAACGTCGCCTTCGGGCTCGGCCTGCGCGGTGTGCCACGGGCGGAGGTGGACGTCCGCGTCGCCGAGCTGCTCGAGCGCGTGCGCTTGCCGGGCTTCGGCGCGCGCCGGCCGGCGTCGCTGTCGGGCGGCGAGGCGCAGCGGGTGGCGCTCGCCAGAGCGCTCGCGGTGCGGCCGGCGGTGCTGCTCCTCGACGAGCCCTTCACCGCGCTCGATCCGGGGCTGCGCGAGACGATGCGCGCCCTGGTGCGTGAACTGCTCCGCGAGACCGGCACCACCGCGCTCCTCGTCACCCACGACCACGGCGAGGCCGCGGCCATGGGCGACCGGCTCGCGGTGATGCTGGATGGGCGGATCGCGCGCGTCGGCACGCCGGAGGACGTCTTCGCCGATCCGGGGAGTGCGGCGGTGGCGCGGTTCCTCGGCGCCAACGTGATCGCCGGGCGAGTGGTGGCCGGGGGCGTCGAGACGGCCTTCGGACGCGTGGCCCTCGAGGGTGGGTCGGACGGGGCGACGCTGTCGTTGGCGATCCGGCCCGAGGCGGTCCGGCTCGGCGGGGAAGGCCCGTCGGCGCGGGTGACCGGGGTCGAGTTCCGCGGCGGGGCGACGGTGGTTACGCTCGCCGCGGGCGAGGGCGAAACGCTGGTGGCGACGCTGGATCCGGTTGCGGCGCGGGGGATGGTCGTGGGCGCCATCGTGCCGGTGGAACTGCCGGCGGAGCGGGTGACCGTGGTCAGGGACGTCCCCCGCGCGTCGGCGTGA
- the rpsF gene encoding 30S ribosomal protein S6: MALYEHVFLARQDVSTQQVETLVEQYKAVIEGNGGSVKKVENWGLRALAYRVKKNRKAHYVLFNLDAPSAAVAEMERQMSINEDVLRYMTIRVDALEEGPSAMLQKRDRDDRDGPREGGRGERGPRGDRGDRGPRRPRREDGFGESE, from the coding sequence ATGGCGCTCTACGAGCACGTGTTCCTGGCTCGGCAGGACGTGTCGACCCAGCAGGTCGAGACTCTCGTCGAACAGTACAAGGCGGTCATCGAGGGCAATGGCGGCTCGGTGAAGAAGGTGGAGAACTGGGGCCTGCGCGCCCTGGCCTACCGCGTCAAGAAGAACCGCAAGGCGCACTACGTGCTGTTCAACCTGGACGCCCCCTCGGCCGCCGTGGCCGAGATGGAGCGCCAGATGAGCATCAACGAGGACGTCCTGCGCTACATGACCATCCGCGTCGATGCGCTGGAGGAAGGCCCGTCGGCCATGCTCCAGAAGCGCGACCGCGACGACCGTGACGGTCCGCGCGAGGGTGGCCGTGGCGAGCGCGGCCCGCGCGGTGACCGTGGCGACCGCGGTCCGCGTCGTCCGCGCCGCGAGGATGGCTTCGGGGAGAGCGAATAA